A single Arachnia propionica DNA region contains:
- a CDS encoding chemotaxis protein CheY: MSDETLRVLLYSSDRTVREQVRLALGHRVASDLPPIEVEEVATGQAMLKLLDADPGFSLLILDGEAQPEGGIGLAHQVKEEYDPCPPVLLLVARVADAWLGTWSRAEAISAYPVDPIRLPTQVAGLLREKVA; encoded by the coding sequence ATGAGCGACGAGACCCTCAGGGTGCTGCTGTATTCCAGTGACCGCACGGTGCGGGAGCAGGTGCGGCTCGCCCTCGGACACAGGGTGGCCTCTGATCTGCCTCCCATCGAGGTGGAGGAGGTGGCCACCGGGCAGGCCATGCTGAAGCTGCTGGACGCCGATCCCGGTTTCAGTCTTCTGATCCTGGATGGTGAGGCCCAGCCGGAGGGGGGCATCGGCCTGGCCCACCAGGTCAAGGAGGAGTACGATCCCTGCCCGCCGGTGCTGCTGCTGGTGGCCCGCGTGGCCGATGCGTGGCTCGGTACGTGGTCGCGGGCCGAGGCGATCTCCGCCTATCCGGTGGATCCGATCCGGTTGCCCACTCAGGTGGCCGGGTTGCTGCGGGAGAAGGTGGCATGA
- a CDS encoding peptidylprolyl isomerase has product MSTATLHTTKGDIVIELFDDEAPTTVANFVGLAGGTKEYRDPNTGETKTGKFYDGLGFHRVIGGFMIQGGCPLGTGTGGPGYRFADEFHPELSFNRPYLLAMANAGPGTNGSQFFITVAPTPHLNRRHTIFGEVKDPASQAVVDAIATTETDHRDRPTTPVVINSVTLS; this is encoded by the coding sequence ATGAGCACTGCTACTCTCCACACCACCAAGGGCGACATCGTCATTGAGCTCTTCGACGACGAGGCCCCCACCACGGTGGCGAACTTCGTCGGCCTCGCGGGCGGCACCAAGGAATACCGCGACCCCAACACGGGCGAGACCAAAACCGGGAAATTCTACGACGGACTCGGTTTCCACCGCGTCATCGGCGGGTTCATGATCCAGGGCGGTTGCCCGCTTGGAACCGGAACCGGCGGTCCCGGGTACCGTTTCGCCGACGAGTTCCACCCGGAGCTCTCCTTCAACCGCCCCTACCTGCTGGCCATGGCCAACGCCGGGCCCGGGACCAACGGCTCCCAGTTCTTCATCACGGTGGCTCCCACCCCGCATCTGAACCGCCGCCACACCATCTTCGGCGAGGTCAAGGATCCCGCCAGCCAGGCCGTGGTGGATGCCATCGCCACCACTGAAACCGATCACCGGGACCGCCCCACCACCCCCGTGGTGATCAACTCGGTGACCCTTTCCTGA
- the trpD gene encoding anthranilate phosphoribosyltransferase — translation MTYTWPDILTGLVRREGLETEAAQWALNEILSGRASEVQLAALLVALRAKGETEDEIEGLSSAMLDNALQVALDREAVDVVGTGGDRANTVNISTMAALVASAAGAKVVKHGSRAASSQAGTADTLEELGIRIALEPERQAEVLGKVGITFLFAQFYHPAMKHVAGVRKQLAIQTTFNFLGPLSNPARPQAMALGVANDDIAPVVARVLARRGVRGLVFRGFDGLDELTTTSSSDVWLLADGRVHRTTLDPADLGLPPAAPSDLRGGDAQHNAQVVRDLVAGRTGPVRDIVVLNAAAALLAYRGVSSVVPLAEQLAVTLADANRALDDGSAQRKLDAWIEATRA, via the coding sequence ATGACCTACACCTGGCCGGACATCCTGACGGGGCTGGTGCGCCGTGAGGGTCTGGAAACCGAGGCCGCGCAGTGGGCGCTTAACGAGATCCTCTCGGGCCGCGCCAGCGAGGTGCAGCTCGCGGCCCTGCTGGTGGCCCTGCGGGCGAAGGGGGAGACGGAGGACGAGATCGAGGGCCTCAGCTCCGCGATGCTCGACAACGCGCTCCAGGTCGCCCTCGACCGGGAGGCCGTGGACGTGGTGGGCACGGGGGGTGACCGGGCCAACACCGTCAACATCTCCACCATGGCGGCCCTGGTGGCGTCCGCGGCGGGAGCGAAGGTGGTCAAGCACGGTTCGCGGGCGGCGTCCTCGCAGGCCGGCACCGCCGATACCCTGGAGGAACTCGGCATCAGAATCGCGTTGGAACCGGAGCGGCAGGCGGAGGTCCTGGGGAAGGTGGGCATCACCTTCCTCTTCGCGCAGTTCTACCATCCCGCGATGAAGCACGTCGCAGGGGTGCGGAAGCAGCTGGCGATCCAGACCACGTTCAACTTCCTCGGTCCCCTGTCGAACCCCGCCCGCCCCCAGGCGATGGCGCTCGGCGTGGCCAACGACGACATCGCGCCCGTAGTGGCGCGGGTACTGGCGAGGCGCGGGGTGCGGGGCCTGGTTTTCCGTGGCTTCGACGGACTCGACGAGCTGACCACCACCTCCTCCTCGGATGTGTGGCTGCTGGCCGACGGGCGGGTACACCGCACCACCCTCGATCCGGCGGATCTCGGGTTGCCGCCCGCCGCCCCCTCGGACCTGAGAGGCGGGGATGCGCAGCACAACGCCCAGGTGGTGCGGGACCTGGTGGCGGGCAGGACCGGTCCGGTCCGCGACATCGTGGTCCTGAACGCGGCGGCCGCCCTGCTGGCCTACCGCGGGGTGAGTTCCGTGGTGCCGCTCGCCGAACAGCTTGCGGTGACCCTCGCCGACGCCAACCGGGCCCTGGACGACGGCAGCGCCCAGCGGAAACTCGACGCCTGGATCGAGGCGACCAGGGCCTGA
- a CDS encoding GuaB1 family IMP dehydrogenase-related protein, giving the protein MRFLNERPTTDLTYSDVFMVPNRSDVASRLDVDLTSTDGLATPLPLVAANMTAVSGRRMAETMARRGGLAIFPQDIPVEVVAQSIAKVKQSHPVFDTAVTVSPHTTVGETVGLMAKRSHGVAVVVESGRVVGLVHPQDAATADRFAQARDVMTSDIITVSPGTAPKQVFDSLAERHQKVALAVDPEGLLVGIMTSKGALRSALYTPALDEQGRLRTGVAIGINGDVTAKVRAVLEAQADVLVVDTAHGHQEKMIAALELARGERDRFAERTGRRAPIVAGNVVTADGVRDLAGAGADIIKVGVGPGAMCTTRMQTGVGRPQFSAVLECSEQARRSGCAVWADGGVRHPRDVALALAAGAGSVMIGSWFAGTHESTGDQLFDHEGRAYKESFGMASARAVRQRTREQSAFDRARAALFEEGISSSRMYLDPQRPGVEDLLDWITSGVRSSATYAGARTLAEFNDRAVVGVQSGSGFEEGRPVSTSW; this is encoded by the coding sequence GTGCGTTTCCTGAATGAGAGGCCCACCACGGACCTCACCTATTCCGATGTGTTCATGGTTCCGAACCGCTCCGATGTCGCATCCCGGCTGGACGTCGACCTGACCTCCACCGACGGGTTGGCGACGCCGCTGCCCCTGGTGGCAGCGAACATGACGGCGGTCTCTGGCAGACGCATGGCCGAGACCATGGCCCGCCGGGGTGGGCTAGCGATCTTCCCCCAGGACATCCCGGTGGAGGTGGTGGCGCAATCCATCGCGAAGGTGAAGCAGTCCCATCCCGTCTTCGACACCGCCGTGACGGTCTCCCCCCACACCACCGTCGGGGAGACCGTCGGTTTGATGGCCAAACGCTCGCACGGGGTGGCCGTCGTGGTTGAATCCGGCCGGGTCGTGGGGCTGGTTCATCCCCAGGACGCGGCGACCGCCGACCGTTTCGCCCAGGCCCGTGACGTGATGACCAGCGACATCATCACCGTCTCGCCGGGCACCGCGCCGAAACAGGTCTTCGACTCCCTCGCGGAACGCCACCAGAAGGTGGCCCTGGCCGTCGACCCGGAGGGGCTGCTGGTGGGGATCATGACCAGCAAGGGGGCGTTGCGTTCGGCCCTCTACACCCCCGCGCTCGACGAGCAGGGCCGCCTGCGCACTGGGGTCGCGATCGGGATCAACGGCGACGTGACCGCCAAGGTGCGGGCGGTGTTGGAGGCGCAGGCCGACGTGCTGGTGGTGGACACCGCCCACGGCCACCAGGAGAAGATGATCGCTGCGCTGGAGCTGGCGCGCGGGGAACGCGACCGGTTCGCCGAGCGCACCGGGAGGCGGGCGCCGATCGTCGCGGGGAACGTCGTGACCGCCGATGGGGTGCGTGACCTCGCAGGGGCCGGGGCCGACATCATCAAGGTTGGTGTCGGACCGGGTGCGATGTGCACCACGCGCATGCAGACCGGTGTTGGCCGACCGCAGTTCTCCGCCGTTCTCGAATGCTCGGAGCAGGCCCGCCGCAGCGGCTGTGCGGTGTGGGCCGACGGCGGAGTGAGGCATCCCCGCGACGTCGCCCTGGCGCTGGCCGCGGGGGCCGGTTCCGTGATGATCGGTTCCTGGTTCGCGGGCACCCACGAGTCCACCGGCGATCAGTTGTTCGACCACGAGGGACGGGCCTACAAGGAAAGTTTCGGAATGGCCTCCGCCCGCGCGGTCAGGCAGCGCACGCGGGAGCAGTCGGCCTTCGACCGGGCCCGCGCCGCCCTGTTCGAGGAGGGCATCTCGTCGTCGCGGATGTACCTGGATCCGCAGCGCCCTGGTGTCGAGGACCTGCTCGACTGGATCACATCCGGGGTGCGCAGTTCCGCCACCTATGCGGGCGCCCGAACGCTCGCGGAGTTCAACGACCGGGCCGTGGTCGGGGTGCAGTCCGGTTCCGGTTTCGAGGAGGGACGCCCGGTCAGCACGAGCTGGTGA
- a CDS encoding DEDD exonuclease domain-containing protein, translated as MTSIHAPGPSQPSFEDLGRHLRVTTFCVVDLETTGAGPDSEITEIGAVKVCGGEPLGEFQTLVRPSVPIPAMIQVLTGITDAMVATAPSPAEVIPEFVQFADGCVLVAHNAPFDVGFLKRACGQLGIRWPNPVVVDTVTLARRVLPKGEVINCKLGTLAAHFRATTRPDHRALSDAHATVEVLHALLERTGRLGIDTVEDLRELLLHVPPERRAKRVWAKQLPEAPGIYWFEREGRDANGSPHTEVLYVGKSRNLRKRVASYFSAAEQRTRIHEMVRVATGVRGIECATDLEAQVRELRMIAARSPRYNQRSRNQHRLWWLKLTSGSFPRLVATRTPSPGDLFWGPFPGLAAARESARAFRDAFGVLERRHHRSSRGSWVIPEPEGYETGVERLRNAWLGDVRELLASASPRLAELVAQEHFEEAGELTDRLLAAHQTSRRFHRVHSLAGCPELVAAAPEHGEWAVHVIRFGKLAGAARARTAQVPETAEATRELSETVKEAPGGLPAGSFEEAERIADWLESPGVRFLDTVGDWAWPAHCALDQERVTELITTGVVGRSR; from the coding sequence ATGACCTCCATCCACGCCCCCGGGCCGTCCCAGCCGAGTTTCGAGGACCTGGGACGCCATCTTCGCGTGACCACCTTCTGCGTCGTGGACCTGGAGACCACGGGCGCGGGCCCGGATTCGGAGATCACCGAGATCGGCGCGGTCAAGGTGTGCGGTGGCGAACCGCTCGGCGAGTTCCAGACCCTGGTGCGCCCCTCGGTTCCCATTCCGGCGATGATCCAAGTGCTCACGGGGATCACGGACGCCATGGTGGCCACGGCCCCCTCCCCCGCAGAGGTGATCCCGGAGTTCGTGCAGTTCGCTGACGGATGCGTGCTGGTGGCCCACAACGCCCCCTTCGACGTCGGTTTCCTCAAACGCGCCTGCGGGCAGCTCGGCATCCGGTGGCCCAATCCCGTCGTGGTGGACACGGTGACCCTGGCCCGGCGGGTGCTGCCCAAGGGGGAGGTGATCAACTGCAAGCTGGGGACACTCGCTGCCCATTTCCGCGCCACCACCCGGCCCGACCACCGGGCCCTGAGCGATGCGCACGCCACCGTCGAGGTGCTGCACGCCCTTCTGGAGCGAACCGGGCGGCTCGGCATCGACACCGTCGAGGACCTGCGGGAGCTGCTGTTGCACGTCCCCCCGGAACGCCGTGCCAAACGGGTCTGGGCCAAGCAGCTCCCGGAAGCCCCGGGGATCTACTGGTTCGAGCGCGAGGGCCGGGATGCGAACGGGTCTCCCCACACGGAGGTGCTCTACGTCGGCAAGTCACGAAACCTGCGGAAAAGGGTCGCCTCGTATTTCTCGGCGGCGGAGCAGCGCACCCGGATCCACGAGATGGTGCGGGTTGCCACCGGGGTCAGGGGGATCGAGTGCGCCACGGACCTGGAGGCGCAGGTGCGGGAGCTGCGGATGATCGCCGCCCGCTCCCCGCGGTACAACCAGCGTTCCAGGAACCAGCACCGCCTGTGGTGGCTGAAACTGACCAGCGGTTCCTTTCCCCGGCTGGTGGCCACGAGGACCCCGTCCCCGGGGGATCTGTTCTGGGGGCCATTTCCCGGCCTGGCCGCCGCCCGGGAATCGGCTCGTGCGTTCCGCGACGCCTTCGGGGTGCTGGAACGCAGGCACCACCGTTCATCCCGCGGATCGTGGGTGATTCCGGAACCGGAGGGATACGAAACGGGGGTGGAGCGCCTGCGCAACGCCTGGCTGGGTGACGTCAGGGAACTGCTGGCATCGGCCTCCCCCAGGCTGGCCGAGCTGGTGGCGCAGGAGCATTTCGAAGAGGCAGGAGAACTCACCGATCGTCTCCTCGCCGCCCACCAGACCTCCAGGCGTTTCCACCGGGTGCATTCCCTGGCGGGCTGTCCCGAACTGGTGGCGGCCGCCCCGGAGCACGGTGAGTGGGCCGTTCACGTGATCCGCTTCGGGAAACTCGCCGGGGCCGCCCGGGCCCGCACCGCGCAGGTCCCGGAAACCGCCGAGGCCACCCGGGAACTGTCCGAGACGGTGAAAGAAGCTCCCGGCGGGCTGCCCGCCGGGAGCTTCGAGGAGGCCGAACGCATCGCGGACTGGCTGGAGTCGCCCGGGGTCAGGTTCCTGGACACCGTCGGCGACTGGGCCTGGCCCGCGCACTGCGCGCTGGATCAGGAAAGGGTCACCGAGTTGATCACCACGGGGGTGGTGGGGCGGTCCCGGTGA
- a CDS encoding HesB/IscA family protein, whose protein sequence is MSETQTVPQGVVLTDVAVSKVRSLLEAEGRTDLSLRIAVQPGGCSGLRYQLYFDDRELDGDVATEYGDVKVVTDRMSAPYLGGASIDFVDTIEKQGFTIDNPNATGACACGDSFH, encoded by the coding sequence GTGAGTGAAACCCAGACTGTTCCCCAGGGCGTCGTGCTGACCGACGTCGCCGTCTCCAAGGTGCGTTCCCTGCTGGAGGCCGAGGGCCGCACTGACCTGAGCCTGCGCATCGCGGTGCAGCCGGGCGGCTGCTCCGGGCTGCGCTACCAGTTGTACTTCGACGACCGTGAACTGGACGGGGATGTCGCCACGGAGTATGGCGACGTGAAGGTCGTCACCGACAGGATGAGCGCCCCCTACCTCGGAGGGGCCTCCATCGATTTCGTCGACACGATCGAGAAGCAGGGCTTCACGATCGACAACCCGAACGCCACCGGCGCCTGCGCTTGCGGCGACTCCTTCCACTGA